The Pyrus communis chromosome 14, drPyrComm1.1, whole genome shotgun sequence sequence aatATAAAACGACTGGACGAAAATGCCAGCAGACGAGTGAGTCAGCAAAAGTTGTGAAAGAATTAGGAATGTGAGCATTTTTACTCACTAtcatttagtgtggtgtatgTTCACCGCTATATTTATcaccgatgagtttgaatttcgaaATTCGTGTAGTGGAAAAGCACAAATATCAacattcaaactcatctaatgaTGATAAATAGGATGGTGAGCATACATCACATTAAATAGTGGAGAGCAAATATGCACTCATTAGGAATGGATGAGCAGTCACACCAAAGCTTCCCTTACAAAAACATGGCATTAATTGCCATACCAAATACATGTTCTGATGTTCTGACTTTTTTGTTGTTCTCCCAGGATCCTAAATTTGTGGATTTCCTTCTCCAAACGATGAAACACAAATGGTTGTGTTGCTTTTTTAATGTATCTTCGAATCTCCACTCATTTCATCTGTTTCGTAGGATAACtctagtttttttgttttttaatatgtCTGCATTTCTTgctcaaaaaataatatatatataagggttCTTTACAATTTATGCCACAAAAAATAGAGTACCATGTAGATAAATATGTAACCAATTAGTATCacatatttacaacttatgccacaaAACTCTAGTTAtgtcaataaatattattaccCACCCTAATTATGATTAGCAATTAACCCCATGTGGaaattttacctttcttgtatgATAAATattaggaatatatatatatatatatatatatatttagccatgTTCATAGACAATTTATGGGCACATTTTtcgtttggaaagaaaaatcctTTGTACAATCagttattttgcatcaaataataatattgttttataaaacaacaaaaaatgaattaatattcttttatgttgtaggtaaattattttacctagattattacatacattaggcattttttgtttgttatcatATATGcttgttaaaaataatttatctatatttatatgtaaaatataagtaaattaattttgaatcaaatagtatttattttgtaggtaaattaaaatAGGAGTTCCATTATTTTGGGAAAGTTAAACAGTGCCTAAATAATTTCgtaaaaattaaaccaagacaaattatctccattaaaataaaacagtacatattaaacaaaaaataaataaataaataaataaataaataaaataaaatagtagatacattattttcttataagattaaacaataggtaaattatattgtaggtacattatgtttgtaatataaaaaaagaaattgaaattcataaacaaaaagtagtagatatattaatttttaatcaaattttctttatttgttggtgaattattttcatgcattattatatatattgggcATATTTTACtactaatatatatgtgtgcaaAAATTTACCTATAtgatcaaataacattttttattctataagtattttttttttttttttgagttgaaaCGATAGTGACTTTATTAATGTCAAGAAGACGACATACAATAATCCAAGACGATACCCTagagtaaattattttgcatgtatcatTACATATACAAGGCAAATTTATTACTAATACACATGtccaaataatttacctatattttttaaatataggtaaattattttatagtgctctttcaaattttcatttggtaagaaaatgacaagattcaattaaaattgtctaattttatgcaaatttaaaaaacaattacaaaCTCTCAAGGAAAGTATAACATTATCAGTTCTTTTTTGCCTCAACATACAATTTGTTTTGATATATTAATGCAATGATTTTAAACATTAAtacatttctttttattaatttctccCTTCAAATCTGCATAGAATTAAATGTCTACATCAAAACGGTaattaggggtattttaggcatctgaaaaatgcaaaatgtgtaaaggcaaacaaaattaatgaatttacttatgtggagcctagtcattgggttttattCAGATACAAAGACTATGTCGGATTTTATGTAAAGAAACTTGAGTTTCAGaggctaaagtcatattttcagatatatatatataatatttatgcaTTGTCGATGCCAGAAAATGGATCAACAAAAGTAAAAACCAACCCTATATCACATTACATGACCTAAAGTGCGAGAATATAGCATGATTCACACATTTTTCCAGATATAAAAACTGTTTCTAAATGGGTTAAAAGTgtgttttttataattaaaagcgttttttactacatttggtaaaaaaaattaaaagttcttATGGATCACTAACACACTTTTTAAATAAGCATTTGTGAAGGAACGCTTAAATTTTTTAGtaaaatttttaacttgtctaTGACATAAAAACTTCTTGCATAAGCGTTTATGAAGAAACAATCTCAAACAAAACCTAAAACTGGCATGTACATAAAGCTACCCAATAAATTATGCAAGTGTTTGCCATGCCATTAAACTGCACTACTGGTGATGATGCATTTCATCAACAAAACCTGAgggaaattaaaacaaagggaATTATTTGGGAGGGAGGATGAGTGAAGAAGCATGGAGCAAGAATGGTGGAAGGGATACGAAAAAAATGTGTCGAAAATGAAAACAAAGCTTGAACACAGAGCTTTGAACTTACATAAGTAAAGCGGTAACTTAAAGAAGCTGCAAGTTgaaagttacaacaacaaagccttttctcATTAAGTAGGGTCGGTTATATGATTCCTAAAACACCATTGCGCTCGATTATGTGTCATGTCCTCCGTTAAATCCAAGTActccaagtcttttcttagagtctcttccaaagttttccttggtcttcctctaccccttcagCCCTGAACCTCTGTCCTATcatcgcatcttctaaccggagcgtCAATAAGCTGCAGGTTGAAAGTTacattgtcaaaaaaaaaattgaatttgaaattcaaagttCTGCTCCTGTGAAAAGCAATTGAGCAGGACTGATGATCATCGTGATCTAACCTCCGTGTAATGCCAGAATCCAGCATTCTATTTCTCTGCCGAAATGTATGTTTTAAAATTCACAGTCCTTATACGTACATTGTGCAAAATCGTCGGTGTGGTCAAACTTTTCCCTTCATACATATAACCAAAGGACCCAGCTAACAGGCTTATCAATAAGTCAGCCTAACAGCAGACATATTTGACGAAAATCTCAATCAGCATGTCGCATTCAAGTATGCAAGTTCATGTAATGTCAGTTCCATTTGATAAATACAACTGACAATCTTTCTTACCAATGCTATAGTAAAAACATAAATGCAGGAAAATGGGCATACAACGACACACAATCGACTAAGCAGTCAAGGATGACGAAGCAAATTATGCTTTTGGCGAACAATAAAGCATTCCAGTAAAGTGCGAAACCAGCAGATGCTTCGAGAAATTGTAAGGTATATAAAGCATCCAAAGTTCATTCTCACGGATGCAAATTGATTTCATAATTCTTTTCTTATCAATGGCAACAAAGCTGGATCTACTTTATCCTTAGAGAGTAAATCAATTATCAATTTTGCGGTAGAAGCATTCGCAGAGAAGTCCATCTCCACCATTTGTTGAATAAGTCCCATCGCCATTGACGTCTCATTGTTGTTGTAAAAACCCTCGGATAATGGTGTTATAGATGCAACCATCTGGAGAACAGCCTTTGTCTTTCATTTCTTGAAGCAACATTTCCGCTTCGGTTGTTAGCCCGCTACTACAAAATCCACTGATCATTATATTGTAAGTCCTGACATTGGGTAGAAGTCCTTTTGATGATAAACCACTGAAGATATCCCTTGCATATTCAACTTTCCCACCGATGAACAAGCCTTCAATGAGAATATTGTAACTCACCATATTTGGATCCAACTTGTTATCTACCATCTCTTGAAACAGTTTCAATGCCATCGGGAGTTCTTGGTTTTTACAAAGGCCatccattaaaatattataagtttGAACATTTGGAAGTTGCCCACAAGCTTGCATTTGAGGAAATAAGTTCTGAGCATCTTGTATTCTCCCCATCTTGCAAAAGTCATCCATAAGAGTGTTATAAGTAACTATATCTGGAACAACTTCCATATCACACATCTCCTTAA is a genomic window containing:
- the LOC137714291 gene encoding putative pentatricopeptide repeat-containing protein At1g12700, mitochondrial, producing the protein MTNVKSSLCICLPIGGAIIRSKRDHRSQELLPRKREPVYFDHRFRRRFSSENPEDGNIELEMFAAQAYEAARPKRADEAQMLVKEMCDMEVVPDIVTYNTLMDDFCKMGRIQDAQNLFPQMQACGQLPNVQTYNILMDGLCKNQELPMALKLFQEMVDNKLDPNMVSYNILIEGLFIGGKVEYARDIFSGLSSKGLLPNVRTYNIMISGFCSSGLTTEAEMLLQEMKDKGCSPDGCIYNTIIRGFLQQQ